CTAGCGACACGCGCCGCATCCAGCGCCGCAGCATCCGCCGAGCGAGTCCTCGAGCGAAGAGCGCATGCGGAGGCGCGGCGGCCCCCGGCCGCCCGGGCGCAAGCCCGCCAAGCGAGTCCGCGAGCGCCTCAAGAACACCCTCATTGCGAGAGCCCCGGCGCAGCGACCCTGTCTTCAGGGGCGCTCCGCCGGGGCGGCGGAAGTCGGCGCTCCCCAGATAGCAAAGGGGAGCGCACCGAGCGCTCCCCTCACATGGGACGCAACTTTCTGGATCACACGCGTCCTACGACGCCTTCTTCGCCTCGACGCCACTGGGCGCCTGCTCGACCAGCGTCGACTGGTTGCCGGCCCCGAACTGGATGGCGAACTGCGCCAGGCCGCCGTCCTTGGTGGACGTCTGCGGCGTGATGCGGTAGGCCACCTCGGTGGTCCCAAGCGGGATGCCCGAGTCGACCAGCACGCGGTCCTTGAGGGTGACGAACGGCACAAACGGCTGGCCCGTGCCACCGACGCGCCGGTCCACGCGGTAGGTCACCGCGCCGACGCGCGCCGGGTTGGGGCACGCGAAGCGCACGGTCAGGTCGCCGCCGATGGACAGGCTGTGCTTGAACATCGTCGGCGTGCCGGGCGCGGGCGTCGCGGTGCGATCGGCCGGCGGGGGGACGACCGCGGCCGTGTAGATGGCCTCGGGGTCCTCGGCGTTCTTGGCCGTCGAGCGGATGATGCTGACCTGGCCGCTTGCCAGGCTGCGCATCGAGGCGACGGCGTCGTCGAAGGTCGCCACGGCGTTGCGATAGGCCGTCTTGGCGTTGATCTTGGCGGTGCGGGCGTTCGCGGCCGCGCTGGCGAGCGCGCTCAGCTCGCCGATGGTCGCCGGGTCGAGGTTCAGGAGCACGGCGTTGTCGGTCCAGGGCGTGATGTGGGCCTGGACCCAGTTGATGGCTTCTTCCGGTCTGCTTGGGATGGTGCTCATGGTCAGGCTCCGATCGTCATGTGTGGTGCGAGGTTGGCGACCGAAACGAGCCGGGCCGCCGACGGCTGTGCGATCGCGTTCTTCATCAGAATCGCTCCACGCGGCGACCCCCATCACGAGCAGGCGACCGCAGGACTCCGAGACTCGCCCCACCACGACGGCGGGACCGAGAACGTCATCGAGCGTTCTGGGACGCGACTTGACCCGAGCCCAAGGAGTTCCGAGCCAGTATTTTCCCGTATGCCCCGGGCCAATAGCCGGGCCCGCGTAGCCGTTCGCCATCCATCTAGGAAAACCGCTCTCACGGCAGCGCCAGGGCGGTTCGTGGTCCGACGAAGCGCAAAAACGGCGCGAGTTTTTCATGGTGGAGCCCATCCTTCCCATGAAAAACTCCGGCCCCACCATGAAGCCGCGCGACTTTTCCATGGAAGACTCCGGCCACGCCATGAAGCGACGCGACTTTTTCATGGAGCGGCGCGGGTTCTTCATGGAAAAGTTCGGCCGCGCCATGGAGCGGGATGCGCTTTCCATGAAGATGTGGGAGCGTCCTATGAGGGTACCGCCTGCTGTCTGATGGCCTCCGCGCGTCCCGTCAAGCGGGAAACACCACATAGTCGATAGGCGTATGTTTGGCAGAGCGACCGGATGCGCTCGCCGTTGGACACCTCGTCGGGGAAGAGGGAGGGCGGCCGTGGCACAGGGATCGACCATCGAATGGACCAGCGCGACGTGGAACCCCATCGCGGGCTGCACGCCGGTCAGCCCCGGGTGCCTGAACTGCTACGCCGCCCGCATGGCCCTCAGGCTCGAAAAGATGCAGAAGGGGACCGGCAAGTACGTCGGCACCGCCGGCAAGGCCAGGGACGGACGGCCCGTGTTCACTGGCCGGGTGAACCTGGACGAGGACGCCCTCGACCTGCCACGCTCGTGGAAGCTCGGCCGCACGATCTTCGTCAATTCCATGAGCGACCTGTTCCACGACGCCGTGCCCGCGGTATTCGTGCGACGCGTCTTCGACGTGATGGAGCGATGCCCCCAGCACAGCTTCCAGGTGCTCACCAAGCGCCCCCACCGCGCCCTCGAACTGGCCGGCCGGCTGCCGTGGCCAGACAACGTGTGGCTCGGCACGAGCGTCGAGACGGCCAGGTACTACGAGCGCATCCGCCTGCTCCAGAAGATCCCCGCCCGCGTGCGCTTCCTCTCGTGCGAACCACTGCTGGGCCCGCTGGCCCGCATGCCGCTGAAGAACATTCACTGGGTCATCGTCGGCGGCGAGAGCGGGCCGGGGGCGCGGCCGATGCAGGGTTCGTGGGCCCTGCAGATCAAGAACCAGTGCGAGGCCAAGGGCGTGCCGTTCTTCTTCAAGCAATGGGGTGGCGTGCGGAAGAAGGAGACGGGCAGGGAGCTGGAGGGGCGGACGTGGGATGAGATGCCCGAAGCATAATGCGACGATCGCGTGGGGGACGGTGAATGGAAGTATCAAATGACGGCTTGTACATGTCGGAGGTCGGCCGGTGGTCAAAACGCAAGTACCACTTTTTGAGCAACTACCTGAACATGTTCTCGACGGGCATGAAGAACAAATGGCCGCAGCGACACTATGTCGACCTGTTTTCCGGGGCGGGACTGGCCCGCCTCCGTGATCAAGGCGAGATCGTCGTCGGAAGCCCGCTCATCGCCGCCAGGGTACGTGACCCGTTTACGAAGCTGCACTTGTGCGAGGCCGATCCCAAGAAGTTCGAAGCACTCAAGCAGCGGATTTCTCGTGAACCACTCGCCACTCCACCGCAACTCGTGCATGGGGACGCGAATCGATGCATCGATGAGATCGTCGCAGACATTCCGCCAGCGGGTGCGCTAACACTGGTCTTTGCGGATCCGTACGGCTTGCACTTCGACTTCGATACCGTTCGCAAGCTTGCCGATCGCAAATGCGACCTAATTGTGCTGCTCGCGGACAATATGGACGCGTTGCGCAACTGGTCCGCGTACTACCAGCATGACCCCAACTCGAATCTTGATCGCTTCATGGGTGAGCCCGGATGGCGCGACGTCCTAAAGGAGTCGCCATCGGAACGGCTCGCCCAGAACCTGCGCGACCGATACTGCGACCGCCTGCGATCGCAGGGCTTTCAGTTCTTTGGGTGGGAGCGCGTCGTCAACGATCGGAATCGAGATATCTACACGCTGCTCTTCGCCTCGTCGAACAAGCGCGGGCTCGATTTCTGGGGCAAGGCCAGCGCCACCGACGAGGGAGGGCAACGGCGGCTGTTTTAAGAACATTGGTCCGCGTGCTCACGCATGCGGCTCGGACGAAGGCCAGGGCAACTCGTTCTTCGTCGTCTTCCTCACCCCATCCCCGTCTTCTCTGCGCCTCCGTGCCTCTGTGGTGAACTCCCTCTTCCCACGGTGAGGCACGCGTGCCGACGCACGCGGCTCGGATGGAAGACCCCTCACCCCGGCCCTCTCCCCGAAGACGGGGAGAGGGAGGCGGACCGCGGCCGCTTCGGGGCCTTCGCGACCTTCGCGTTCGATCCTCTTCGCTCGTCCGTCCCCTCGCTCGCGCGAGGGGCTCGTGAAGGCCGGCGACTCAGCCGTCGCCGTCGCCGCCCGGCGAGGCCGGCCGCACGATGATCTTCATCCGCCCGTCCTCCACCGCGTACTTCGCGAACACGTCGCGTAGCTCGGCGGGGGTGAACGAGCCCAGGGCCTCGCGCTCCATCGCCATCTCGTCGAGCGAGCCGCCGAGGTAGTCGAGCGTCTGCAGCTCGCGCAGCCAGGCGGCGGGGTTGCGGACCGTCTCGTCGTGCACATTGCGCAGCTGCTCGACGGCGATCGCCAGCTCCTCGTCGGTCGGGCCGTCGGCGGCGAACGCCTCGAACATCGAGCGGACCTCGTCGGCCAGCAGGTCGGCCGTCGCGGGGTCGGTCGTCGTCTGGACGCTGAGCAGGCCGAAGCCGGGCCACGTGCGGGCCGTCCGGTGCGAGACGCTGGGGCTGTAGGCGTAGCCGAGCTCTTCGCGGATGCGATCAATCATGCGGCTGTTGAGCACGCGCGCCGCCAGCCGCAGGGCCCGCACGTCGCGCGTGTCCCACGCGTTCGCCCCGTAGTAGCCGGCGACGACGTAGGCCTGCGGCGTCGAGACGTCGGGCTGCTTCAAGAGCTCGATGGGGCCTTCCGGCCGTTCCATCTGCCGCGCGTCCCAGTTGGTCCGGTCCGACACGCGCGGCCGCGACTCGAGCGAGCCGAGGTAGGTGCGCACGAGCTCGATGGTCGCCTCGACGTCCAGGTCGCCGACGATGGCGACCTCCATCGGGCCACTGAGCTGCTCGTCGAGCCAGGCCTGCGCGGCTGCGGTGTCGATCGCCTCGATGCGGTGCTTGGGCGTCAGGCCGGGCCGCGAGTCGTCGGCCGGATACATCGCCTCGATGACGGCCTTGAGCGCCGCGCCCTGGGGCATGGTGTCGAGCATCTCGAGCGTGCGGAGCTGGCCGCGGCGCCACTGCTCTGTTGCAGCGTCCTCGACCATCGGGTCGGTCAGCAGCAGGTGGCTGAGCGTGAAGGCGTTCTCGAGCTCGTCGGGCGTCGTGCTGAAGCCGATGGTCAGGCCGTCGGCGTTGGAGCCGCCGCGGACGCGGGCCTTCCAGCCCGTCGTCAGGTCGTCGATCTGGGTCGAGCTGAGCCCGCCCGCGGCGGGACGCGCGAGCGCCGTCGTCGCCGCGTCGGTCAGGCCGCGGGTGTCCTCGCCCTCGTGGACCAGCCCGCCGAAGACGTGGATGGAGCCGAGGACCTCGCCCTGGCGTTCCGTCATGCGCTTGACGTGCACGCGGACGCCGTTGTCGAGCCAGAGGCTGGTGACGCCGGTGTCCTCGTGGGTGGTCGTCTCGGCGATGCCGCCGGGGGTGGGCGTCTCGTCGAGCAGGCGCTCGGCGCGGGCCTGGGTTTCGTACGGCTCGGGCTCGGCGCGCAGCGCGGCCTCGCCGGCGGCCAGTAGCTCCGACTCGGTGGGCGTGTTCTCGTCCTCGCGCGTCTGCAGCGTGAAGACGGCGTCCTCGAAGGCGAACACGTCGCGGAAGTCTTCGTTCGTCTCTTCCAGCGTGACGCCGGGGAGCAGCTCGCGGAGCAATTCCAGTTGTTGCGCGACGCTCATGAACGGCTCGCCGCTGGCGATCGAATCGACGACCGCGCCGCGCAGCAGCCGGCTCGGCCGCGTCGCCTCGCCCTCGACGGCGCGCTCGGCGCTCGAGAGCAGCCGGCGCTTGGCGTCCTCAAGCTCGGGCTCGGTGAAGCCATGGATCGTCGCGCGGCGCACCTCGCGGCCGATTTCCTTGAGCACGTCCTTCCAGCGGCCGTTCTCGCTGCGGCCGGTCGCCTGCGTCCACTGGATGGCCCCGGCGAAGTCGCCCGTACTCACGCTGCCGCCGAGCATGCTGAGCTCGCCGTCCTGCACGCCCTCGCCCAGCCGGTCGTTCATCATGGCGGTGGCCAGCGACCGGACCAGGTCGTCGCGGTACTGGCCGACGGTGGTCGTCGGCCCGCCGGGCACGTCGATGAAGTTGATGGCGACCTCTTCGCGGGTTTCCTCGGGATCGCTGGCGACGATGGCGCTGCGGCCCTGCGTTGGCACGACGCCCGCGTCGCGCGGCTCGGGACGCGGGACGAACTCGCCTTGGCCGAAGAGCTCCTTGATGGTGCCGGTGACATCATCGGGCGTGACGTCGCCGACGACGAGCAGCGTCATGTTGCTGGGCACGTACCAAGTGTCGTAGTAGCGCTTGATGGGCTCGAGCCCCGCGGTCGTCAGCACCTCTTCGGTGCCGATGGGGATGCGCTGGCCGAACTCGCTCTCGGGCGCGATCCGCTCGATGAGGTCGTAGAGCACCCGCTGCTGGGGCGAGAGGCTCGCGCGGCGTTCCTCCAGGATGATCTTGCGCTCCTGCTCGATGCCGCTCTCGGGCAGCAGCAGGTTGTTCGCCACGTCGCTCAGGAACAACAGCGCCGGGTCCACCATCTCCGGCTCGGAGCTCGGCAGGCTGATCGTGTAGCCCGTGCGGTCGAAGCCCGTGACGGCGTTCTGGTGGCGGCCGAAGGAGAGGCCCAGGTTCTCGAAGAACGGGCGCACGGTGCCGGGCGGATAGTTGGTGCTGCCGGCGAAGGCCAGGTGCTCGAGGAAGTGGGCCAGGCCGCGCTGGTCCTCTTCTTCGTTGAGCGAGCCCGAGTGCACGTGCAGCCAGAGTTCGACCCGCTCGGGCGGCTCGGCGTTGGGCACGATGACGTACTCCAGGCCGTTGTCCAGCGTGCCGCGGACGAGGCGCGGGTCTTCGGGCAGCGGCCGGTCGCGTTCGACCTGCTGGGCCGAGGCGGAGGCGGCCGCGGCGAGCGAGAGCACGACGGCGCACGGGCGGGCGAGGCGATGGGCGAGCGTGGTCATGGTGCAGGATAGGGATGCGCGAGCACCCCCACCCATGTTGAAAGGGGGCCGCAGGGGCCGCAGTCGGCCGCAGGGAGCCGTCGGGGCCGCTCAGCCGTGGGCGTCCACGCCCGTCTTCTCGCTCACGGGGCTGAAGAGGTCGAGGATGCGGCATCGCTCCAGGGCTTTGCAGGCGTGCGGGAGGTTGGGCGGCAGCACCAGCACCTGTCCGGCGGAAACCGTAACCTTCTGGCCTTCCCCGATCGTGAATTCCGCACTGCCCTCGAGCATCACCACCATCTGCTCGTTCTCGTGGCTGTGGCTGGCGACCTCGAAGCCCGGGTGGAGGACGACCTCGCTGATCATCATCCGCTCGCCCAGGATGCGGCGGCGGTCGATCAGGGGCATGGGCGAGTCGGTGGGCAGGTCGGCGAGGGTGTGGAGGACGTGGTCGGGCATGTGGCAGGCTACGCCTGGCATCGACCGCAGATTCGTGACGAATCGACGCGGATTCGTGGTATGCTGCTCGGAGCAGGCCGCGGCGCCGGCCTGCACGAGGAGCACGACATGCCAAGCCTCAGGTCACTGACGATCGCCACGATCTCGCTCGCGTCATGCCACGCCGCGCTGGGACAATTCACCGGAACGACCGCGCCGCCCGGCACTACCTTTCCTTCGGCCGTGAAGGTCGCGCGCCAGGCGCCGATCGTCGCGAGTTCGGTAGGACCCGTCGTCGCGGTCTGGGATCCGGCGGGCGGCGTCGTGCTCGTCGCCGCGCCGACCAGCGGCTTCGCGTCCGCCATGCCCGAGGCGCTCGCCGCCGACGGTGCGTCGCTCATCGGTCTCATGAACACGACGGGCGGCGCCACCGCGCCGTTCTTCTGGACGCCGCTCGGCGGCACCATCGACCTTACCGGATTCCTTGCGCCGGCCTCGGCCCAGCTGCGGCTTACCGACGTGTCCGCACCAGCGGTCGGCGCCGGGACGGTCATCGGAGACTTGATCGCACCGACGACGACGGGCCTCCAGCGGCAAGCCTTCACCCTGCCGCTCGGCGGACTCCCGGTGCCTATCGGCGACCTGCCGGGCGGGCTGGACAGTTCGACGGCGATTGCGGTCGACGCATCGGGCCGATTCGCCGCGTGCAACGGAAATTCCTTGCTCGGCGCCGAAGCGTTCGTGCACGATGCGACCACCGGCGTGCGGACGCCCGTCGGCGCACTTTCGGCCGGTCCGACGTTCCTCTCCGAGGCACGCGATATCAGTTCGGACGGCAACGTCGTCGTCGGATTCAGTCTCAACGCGGCCGGGGTGCCGATCGCCTTCCGCTGGACGGCGGCCACCGGCATCGTGTCGCTCGGGACGCTTCCCGGAGGATTCATCTCGCTCGCCACGGCAACGAACGCCGACGGCTCGATCATCGTTGGCGTGGGCGACGATGCCACCGGCGTCGCGCGGGCATGGATCTGGACAAGCCGGTGCGGGCAGATGCGCGACTTGCAAACCGAGATCATCACGGTCTACGGGCAAGCAAACGCGGCCGGATGGCTGCTCGACGTCGCCGATGGCATGAGTGACACCGGGTTCGTCGGAGGCAGCGGTCTCGATCCGCTCGGCGTTCGACAGGTCTGGACGAGCCAGATCGCGCGCTGCTGGGCTGACTTCAACGGGGACGGCATGCTGACGCCGGCCGACGCCACCGCGTTCAACACCGCATTCATGGCTGGCTCGATGCGTGCGGACTGCGACTGCGACGGCGTGCTCACCGTGCTCGACATCACGTGCTTCAACGCCCAGTTCTCGGCGGGGTGCCCGTAGGGTCAGTCCGCGGTGAGCTTGGACCGCAGATCTTCGAACCCGGGCTTGCCCATCAACGCAAACGTCGCCTTCTTGCCGAGCTCCACGGCCGGCTGGTTGTAGGCGTCGACGCCCAGCATGAGGCCGGCGTACGCGGTCGCCACCTGCCAGAGCATCATGAACTCGCCCACGGCGTGCGGCGTGACCCCGGGCAAGCGGATCGTCAGGTTCGGCCGGCGGCTCTCGGTGAGGGCATACTCGGTTGCCTTCTTCTCAGCGACAAGGAGATTCGCGAGGCTCGAGCCCTCGAGGTATGCCAGCGCCTCTTCACCCAGGCCTGCGGGGATGGGCGCCTCGTGCGCGAACTTCTCGACCTCGAGGAAGATCGCGACCTTGTCGTTGGGCCCCTCGCGATAGAGCTGCACCTGGCTGTGCTGGTCGGTCGCGCCCAGGGCCTTCACGGGCGTGAAGCCGGCGTACGTGATGCCCTGCACGCCCTTGACGATCTTGCCCAGGCTCTCGGCCCAGAGCTGACGCCACCAGTCGGCCATCAGGTAGAGCTGATTGGCGTAGGGCATCATGACGTGTACGGTCTTGCCCTGCCGCTGGCCCAGCTCGACGAGCACGGTCGCGAGCATGGCGGCGGGGTTGGCATGCAGGTCTTCGCTTCTGCACGCGTGCTCCATCGCGGCGGCGCCGTCGAGCAGGCCGTCGACGTCGATGCCGCAGAGGGCGCACGAGATCAGCCCCACCGGGCTGAGCGCACTGAAACGCCCCCCGACGCCCTCGGGCACCGGCAGCGTCTCGTAGCCCGCAGCGTCGCAAAGGCGCCGCATCGTGCCCTTCTCGGGGTCGGTGACGGCGATGAGCCGATCGGCATGGCCATCGCCCCGCGCCTTCTGGAGCATCTCACGCACGATGAGGAACTGCGCCGCCGTCTCGGCCGTCTCGCCGCTCTTGCTGATAACCACGAACAGCGTGCGGTCGAACTTCGGGTCTTCGCTCGTGATGAGCGAAAGAGTCTGGTGGAACAGCACGGGGTCGGCGTTGTCGAGGACGAACAGCCGCGGGTGCGTCCGTTCCCTCGTCAGGTTGTGCATGAGCGGGTTGAGCGCGCTCTGTAGTGCGATGTTTCCCAGTGCGCTGCCGCCGATGCCAAGCACCACGACGTTGTCGAGCTGGCCCTCGTACTGCTTGGCGATGGCCTTGACGGCCTGCACGTGCTCGTCGCGCATCGCCCCCTCGGCCAGCAGCCGCCACCGCTCCCAACCGGTCCCGCGAGAGGCTTCGAGCCGTTGCGTCAGCACGGTCGCTGCGTGCGCTGCGGGCCCGTCGGGCGCGAGCACGTCGGGGTCGAGACCATGATCGTGCACGGCCGTGCTCAGGCAGCGGCCCGTGTCCAGTGAGAGCGAGGTCTGGCTTGTCGAGCTTGAGGTCGGGGCGGGCATGGCCGAGGGTAGACGCGCTGCCCCCGGCCCGGCCCGAACGCGATCAGCAGCCGTCGGCGAAGGCGTTCTGGTATGCCAGGAAGTCGAAGATGGTCAGCGACCCATCACCATCGAAGTCGGCACGCGGATCGCCGGCATCGAACAGGTTCTGGAATTCGAGGAAGTCGAAGATCGTGAGTTCGCCGTCGCCGTCGAGCTCGGCGGCGCACTCGACGCTCAGGAGCTCGATCGTGTACGTGCCCAGGGCGGGCGTGCCGGTAAAGGGGAACTCGTCGGCGATCTGGCGGATCGGCTCGGCGGGGTTCGTGTCCATGTTGGGCGAGGTGTAGGTCGTGCCCGAGTCCGTGCCCGAGTCGTAGGGCCACAGGTCGAACACGATGTTCTGGCGCCAGCCGCCGTCGTCGCGCAGGTCCAGGCCCTGCGTGCCGACGTACCAGTCGGGACTCGGCGCGATCATGGTCACGAGCGTAAGCAACGGGAACTCGCTCGAGGTCTCGAACGTGAGAGAAACGCTGCCGGGGCTGAGGCGGATGGGGCCACCGACGATGTCGATCCCGATCATGCCGTCGGTGGCCATCTGCGAGATCTCGAAGAGCAGGAGCGACGTGCTGCCGGTTTCGGCCATGACCTCCATGCCAGGGCTGGCAAGCTCACCAGCTTGCCAGATGAGGCCGGGCTCGGCGTGCGTCGCACCCACGAGCGGCGAGAAGTGCGGGTTGCGCGGGAAGTCGACCGGGTGGGTCGCCTCCGACCACGTCGAATCGAACGTCACGCGGTAGGTCGCGCGAGACTGGGCGTGGACGGTCGAGGCCAGGCAGGCGGTCAGGCAAGCTGCGGTCAGGGTGCGGCGCATGGGTGGGTCTCCTCTTGGGCGATTGTAACGCGTCTGGCCGTTGGGTCGGCCCTCCAACCAAACCCTTGCGCGCCGTTCGCAGGTTTTCGGCCCTCGACCGGTCAGCCGCCGCGAATCTGGGCGATGACCTTCAACTCCACGGCGATCGGGGCGTTTCCGCCCTGCGGCAGGCGGCTGACCTCGATGGTCGTGCGGCACGGATTGGGTTTTCCCTCGCCGGCGAAGAAGTCCTTCCAGAGCGCGTTGAAGGCCGCGAAATCGCGCGGGATGTCCGTCAGGTAGACCTGCACGTCGACGACGTCCTCGAAGCGGGCCCCGCCGGCCTCGACCACGGTCCGCACGTTCTCGAAGCACGCTCGGCACTGGGCTTCGAAGTCGTAATCAACGAGGTTGCCTGCGTCGTCGAGCGAGACGCCGGGCACGGTGTTCTCACCCGGCTTTCGCGGGCCGACGCCCGAGCAGAAGAGCAGGTCGCCGACGCGCCGGGCGTGCGGGTAGGCGCCGACGGGCTTGGGCGCGGCATCGGTCGAGATTCGATCTGACATG
This Phycisphaerales bacterium DNA region includes the following protein-coding sequences:
- a CDS encoding spondin domain-containing protein, producing the protein MRRTLTAACLTACLASTVHAQSRATYRVTFDSTWSEATHPVDFPRNPHFSPLVGATHAEPGLIWQAGELASPGMEVMAETGSTSLLLFEISQMATDGMIGIDIVGGPIRLSPGSVSLTFETSSEFPLLTLVTMIAPSPDWYVGTQGLDLRDDGGWRQNIVFDLWPYDSGTDSGTTYTSPNMDTNPAEPIRQIADEFPFTGTPALGTYTIELLSVECAAELDGDGELTIFDFLEFQNLFDAGDPRADFDGDGSLTIFDFLAYQNAFADGC
- a CDS encoding RidA family protein, yielding MSDRISTDAAPKPVGAYPHARRVGDLLFCSGVGPRKPGENTVPGVSLDDAGNLVDYDFEAQCRACFENVRTVVEAGGARFEDVVDVQVYLTDIPRDFAAFNALWKDFFAGEGKPNPCRTTIEVSRLPQGGNAPIAVELKVIAQIRGG
- a CDS encoding insulinase family protein; this translates as MTTLAHRLARPCAVVLSLAAAASASAQQVERDRPLPEDPRLVRGTLDNGLEYVIVPNAEPPERVELWLHVHSGSLNEEEDQRGLAHFLEHLAFAGSTNYPPGTVRPFFENLGLSFGRHQNAVTGFDRTGYTISLPSSEPEMVDPALLFLSDVANNLLLPESGIEQERKIILEERRASLSPQQRVLYDLIERIAPESEFGQRIPIGTEEVLTTAGLEPIKRYYDTWYVPSNMTLLVVGDVTPDDVTGTIKELFGQGEFVPRPEPRDAGVVPTQGRSAIVASDPEETREEVAINFIDVPGGPTTTVGQYRDDLVRSLATAMMNDRLGEGVQDGELSMLGGSVSTGDFAGAIQWTQATGRSENGRWKDVLKEIGREVRRATIHGFTEPELEDAKRRLLSSAERAVEGEATRPSRLLRGAVVDSIASGEPFMSVAQQLELLRELLPGVTLEETNEDFRDVFAFEDAVFTLQTREDENTPTESELLAAGEAALRAEPEPYETQARAERLLDETPTPGGIAETTTHEDTGVTSLWLDNGVRVHVKRMTERQGEVLGSIHVFGGLVHEGEDTRGLTDAATTALARPAAGGLSSTQIDDLTTGWKARVRGGSNADGLTIGFSTTPDELENAFTLSHLLLTDPMVEDAATEQWRRGQLRTLEMLDTMPQGAALKAVIEAMYPADDSRPGLTPKHRIEAIDTAAAQAWLDEQLSGPMEVAIVGDLDVEATIELVRTYLGSLESRPRVSDRTNWDARQMERPEGPIELLKQPDVSTPQAYVVAGYYGANAWDTRDVRALRLAARVLNSRMIDRIREELGYAYSPSVSHRTARTWPGFGLLSVQTTTDPATADLLADEVRSMFEAFAADGPTDEELAIAVEQLRNVHDETVRNPAAWLRELQTLDYLGGSLDEMAMEREALGSFTPAELRDVFAKYAVEDGRMKIIVRPASPGGDGDG
- the tcmP gene encoding three-Cys-motif partner protein TcmP, producing MSEVGRWSKRKYHFLSNYLNMFSTGMKNKWPQRHYVDLFSGAGLARLRDQGEIVVGSPLIAARVRDPFTKLHLCEADPKKFEALKQRISREPLATPPQLVHGDANRCIDEIVADIPPAGALTLVFADPYGLHFDFDTVRKLADRKCDLIVLLADNMDALRNWSAYYQHDPNSNLDRFMGEPGWRDVLKESPSERLAQNLRDRYCDRLRSQGFQFFGWERVVNDRNRDIYTLLFASSNKRGLDFWGKASATDEGGQRRLF
- a CDS encoding phage Gp37/Gp68 family protein, whose translation is MAQGSTIEWTSATWNPIAGCTPVSPGCLNCYAARMALRLEKMQKGTGKYVGTAGKARDGRPVFTGRVNLDEDALDLPRSWKLGRTIFVNSMSDLFHDAVPAVFVRRVFDVMERCPQHSFQVLTKRPHRALELAGRLPWPDNVWLGTSVETARYYERIRLLQKIPARVRFLSCEPLLGPLARMPLKNIHWVIVGGESGPGARPMQGSWALQIKNQCEAKGVPFFFKQWGGVRKKETGRELEGRTWDEMPEA
- a CDS encoding cupin domain-containing protein; this translates as MPDHVLHTLADLPTDSPMPLIDRRRILGERMMISEVVLHPGFEVASHSHENEQMVVMLEGSAEFTIGEGQKVTVSAGQVLVLPPNLPHACKALERCRILDLFSPVSEKTGVDAHG